The bacterium genome includes a region encoding these proteins:
- the uvrA gene encoding excinuclease ABC subunit UvrA, whose translation MPIDQITIRGAREHNLKNVTLSIPRDKLVVFTGLSGSGKSSLAFDTIYAEGQRRYVESLSAYARQFLGQMEKPDVDTIEGLSPAISIDQKGTSRNPRSTVGTVTEVYDYLRLLYARIGHPHCPVCGREVRRQTVEQMADHVEKLPKGMRVMVLGPVVKGRKGEYRSLIEDVRKSGFVRVRVDGSLYELGEQIPLDKNKKHDIQVVVDRIVVGPDQRTRLVDSIETAARLGGGSVIIVPLGTGTAAVTPGDPGGDVPPQEHVDEIQMSQDFACPYDGTSVPEPEPRNFSFNNPHGACPTCTGIGFQLVVDGDLVVPDPSLSLREGAIAAWSRSQFFYPELLESVSKYLGIDMDKPWSKLTKPHREVLLNGTGDRKIRFGYKNQYGHARWYEAPFEGVIANLQRRYQETQSDFLKAELERYMSDKPCPACKGRRLKPESLAVTVASRNIAEVCALSVSTAIGFFDALDLTEREQLIARGVLKEIRERLQFMIDVGLEYLTIARAANTLSGGESQRIRLATQIGSKLMGVLYILDEPSIGLHQRDNRRLINTLLRLRDLGNTLIVVEHDEETIRSADYMVDIGPAAGEHGGEIIAAGPVDEVIADPNSITAAFLRGDREIPIPAKRRRGNGKQLVIRGAQANNLKDLDVAIPLGGFVAVSGVSGSGKSSLVTDILSRKVAQHFYKAKERPGLHRSVEGLEHLDKAIDIDQSPIGRTPRSNPATYTGMFTYMRELFASLPEAKMRGYKPGRFSFNVRGGRCEACQGDGIIQIEMHFLPDVYVPCEVCHGTRYSREVQEVKFRGHSISDVLELTVDEALEVFENVPRIKVKLRTLHDVGLGYIRLGQPATQLSGGEAQRVKLSTELSRRDTGRTLYLLDEPTTGLHYADVERLLVVLHRLVDHGNTVVVIEHNLDVLKTADWLIDLGPEGGDGGGYVIAQGTPEQLAASPESATGQFLGALLGKAHKQPDRTDGSVRSRRAKVAVG comes from the coding sequence GTGCCGATTGACCAAATAACGATTCGCGGGGCGCGTGAGCACAACCTCAAGAACGTCACGCTCTCGATCCCGCGAGACAAGCTCGTGGTGTTCACCGGGCTCTCGGGGTCGGGCAAATCGTCGCTCGCCTTCGACACGATCTACGCCGAGGGGCAGCGCCGCTACGTCGAGTCCCTTTCCGCGTACGCGCGCCAGTTCCTCGGCCAGATGGAGAAGCCTGACGTCGACACGATCGAGGGGCTCTCCCCCGCGATCTCGATCGACCAGAAGGGCACGTCCAGGAACCCGCGGTCGACGGTCGGTACCGTCACCGAGGTCTACGACTACCTGCGGCTCCTGTATGCGCGCATCGGGCACCCGCACTGCCCGGTGTGCGGACGCGAGGTGCGCCGCCAGACGGTCGAGCAGATGGCCGACCACGTCGAGAAGCTGCCCAAGGGAATGCGCGTGATGGTGCTCGGCCCGGTGGTCAAAGGCCGCAAGGGCGAGTATCGCTCGCTCATCGAGGACGTGCGCAAGTCGGGGTTCGTTCGGGTTCGCGTCGACGGCAGCCTCTACGAGCTGGGCGAGCAGATCCCCCTGGACAAGAACAAGAAGCACGACATCCAGGTGGTGGTGGACCGGATCGTGGTCGGGCCGGACCAGCGGACCCGGCTCGTCGACTCGATCGAGACGGCGGCGCGTCTGGGCGGAGGGTCGGTGATCATCGTCCCCCTGGGAACGGGGACCGCCGCCGTCACGCCCGGCGATCCCGGCGGGGACGTTCCGCCTCAAGAGCACGTGGACGAGATCCAGATGTCGCAGGACTTCGCCTGTCCCTACGACGGGACCAGCGTTCCCGAACCCGAGCCGCGGAACTTCTCGTTCAACAATCCGCACGGCGCCTGCCCGACCTGCACCGGCATCGGCTTTCAGCTGGTGGTCGACGGCGACCTGGTGGTCCCGGACCCCTCCCTCTCACTGCGAGAGGGCGCGATCGCGGCGTGGAGCCGCTCCCAGTTCTTCTATCCCGAGCTGCTCGAGTCGGTCAGCAAGTACCTCGGCATCGACATGGACAAGCCGTGGTCGAAGCTGACCAAGCCGCACCGCGAGGTCCTGCTGAACGGGACGGGCGACCGCAAGATCCGCTTCGGCTACAAGAACCAGTACGGGCACGCCCGCTGGTACGAGGCGCCGTTCGAGGGCGTGATCGCCAACCTCCAGCGGCGCTACCAGGAGACGCAGTCCGACTTCTTGAAAGCCGAGCTCGAGCGCTACATGTCCGACAAGCCGTGTCCGGCGTGCAAGGGCCGGCGCCTCAAGCCGGAGTCGCTGGCGGTCACGGTGGCAAGCCGCAACATCGCCGAGGTGTGCGCCCTGTCGGTCAGCACGGCGATCGGCTTCTTCGATGCCCTGGACCTCACCGAGCGCGAGCAGCTGATCGCGCGCGGCGTGCTGAAGGAGATCCGTGAGCGGCTGCAGTTCATGATCGATGTCGGCCTCGAGTACCTCACCATCGCGCGAGCCGCCAACACCCTGTCGGGCGGCGAGTCGCAGCGCATCCGGCTGGCGACGCAGATCGGGTCCAAGCTGATGGGCGTCCTGTACATCCTCGATGAGCCGTCGATCGGGCTCCACCAGCGCGACAACAGGCGATTGATCAACACGCTGCTGCGCCTGCGGGATCTCGGCAACACGCTGATCGTCGTCGAGCACGACGAGGAGACGATCCGGTCGGCGGACTACATGGTCGACATCGGCCCGGCCGCGGGCGAGCACGGCGGCGAGATCATTGCCGCCGGCCCCGTCGACGAGGTGATCGCCGACCCCAACTCGATCACCGCCGCCTTCCTGCGCGGCGACCGCGAGATCCCGATTCCCGCCAAGCGCCGCCGTGGCAACGGGAAGCAGCTGGTGATTCGGGGCGCGCAGGCGAACAACCTGAAGGATCTCGACGTGGCGATCCCGCTGGGCGGCTTCGTCGCGGTCTCCGGAGTGAGCGGTTCGGGTAAGTCCTCGCTCGTCACCGACATCCTCAGCCGCAAGGTGGCGCAGCACTTCTACAAGGCCAAGGAGAGGCCCGGGCTGCACCGGAGCGTCGAGGGGCTCGAGCATCTTGACAAGGCCATCGACATCGACCAATCGCCCATCGGCCGCACGCCGCGGTCCAACCCGGCGACCTACACGGGCATGTTCACCTACATGCGGGAGCTGTTCGCGAGCCTGCCCGAGGCGAAGATGCGCGGTTACAAGCCGGGGCGGTTCAGCTTCAACGTGCGCGGCGGCAGGTGCGAAGCCTGTCAGGGCGACGGGATCATCCAGATCGAGATGCACTTCCTGCCGGACGTCTACGTGCCCTGCGAGGTCTGTCACGGCACGCGCTACTCGCGCGAGGTGCAGGAGGTGAAGTTCCGCGGCCACTCGATCTCCGATGTGCTGGAGCTCACCGTCGACGAGGCGCTGGAGGTCTTCGAGAACGTGCCGCGGATCAAAGTCAAGCTCCGAACGCTGCACGACGTGGGTCTGGGCTACATCCGCCTCGGCCAGCCGGCGACCCAGCTGTCGGGTGGCGAGGCGCAGCGCGTGAAGCTTTCGACCGAGCTGTCGCGCCGGGACACCGGACGGACGCTGTACCTCCTCGACGAGCCCACGACCGGCCTGCACTATGCCGACGTCGAGCGGCTGCTGGTGGTGCTGCACCGCCTGGTCGACCACGGCAACACGGTGGTCGTCATCGAGCACAACCTCGACGTGCTCAAGACCGCCGACTGGCTGATCGACCTCGGACCGGAGGGCGGCGACGGCGGTGGGTACGTGATCGCGCAGGGGACGCCCGAGCAGCTGGCCGCCAGCCCCGAGTCGGCGACGGGCCAGTTCCTCGGCGCGCTGCTCGGCAAGGCGCATAAGCAGCCCGACAGGACGGACGGCTCGGTTCGCTCGCGGCGCGCGAAAGTGGCCGTCGGCTGA
- a CDS encoding MFS transporter produces the protein MKPGRPVGYGALLRVPGFARLYAGLLLGRMGGQMMIVILVLFVLGRYHSPQLAGATAFVGIFPGVLVSPLAGALLDRRGRARLIVLDYLIAGLAAALIAALAMLDVLPPAALLTIVGLASLTNPLSATGARSLVPILAPAHLWERANALDSSGYVIASLVASPLAGVLVGLVGGEWALLAAGAVFAAAAVVMVGLRDPVNAHHAGGSVVRNAWLGLEYVARNPTLRGLALTLSTFNLGNGVLVIAIPVLVLDRLHQGPATVGFLWGGLGAAGLVSALIAGSLPSRGRERQLMVAGIAISVVALSLLPFATSLAPVILAVVLFGAANGPFDIGLFTLRQRRTDPAWFGRAFAVSMAVNYVGTPIGSAFAGPLISWSLNAALWAAVVVSVIAGLFPMLAIPARDGTGRL, from the coding sequence CTGAAACCCGGCCGGCCGGTCGGGTACGGCGCCCTGCTGCGCGTCCCGGGCTTCGCCCGGCTGTACGCGGGCCTGCTCCTGGGGCGCATGGGCGGGCAGATGATGATCGTCATCCTGGTCCTGTTCGTCCTGGGGCGCTACCACTCCCCCCAGCTGGCGGGCGCCACCGCATTCGTCGGCATCTTTCCCGGCGTCCTGGTGTCGCCGCTGGCCGGCGCGCTCCTGGACCGCAGGGGCCGCGCCCGGCTGATCGTCCTCGACTATTTGATCGCGGGCTTGGCGGCGGCGCTGATCGCCGCCCTGGCCATGCTCGACGTCCTGCCACCAGCGGCGCTGCTGACCATTGTCGGCCTCGCGTCGCTGACCAATCCCCTGAGCGCGACCGGCGCCCGCTCGCTGGTGCCGATCCTCGCCCCGGCGCACCTTTGGGAGCGGGCCAACGCGCTCGACAGCAGCGGCTACGTCATCGCGTCGCTGGTCGCATCGCCCCTGGCGGGCGTCCTGGTCGGGCTCGTCGGAGGCGAGTGGGCGCTGCTCGCCGCGGGCGCGGTCTTTGCGGCCGCGGCGGTGGTGATGGTGGGGCTGCGGGACCCGGTCAACGCTCACCACGCCGGCGGGTCGGTCGTGCGCAATGCGTGGTTGGGGCTGGAGTACGTCGCGCGCAATCCCACCCTGCGCGGGCTGGCGCTCACACTCAGCACCTTCAACCTGGGCAATGGCGTGCTGGTGATCGCCATCCCGGTCCTGGTGCTCGATCGGCTTCATCAGGGACCCGCCACGGTCGGCTTCCTGTGGGGCGGGCTGGGCGCCGCGGGCCTCGTTTCGGCCTTGATCGCGGGCAGCCTACCGAGCCGGGGCCGCGAGCGTCAGTTGATGGTCGCCGGGATCGCGATCAGCGTCGTCGCGCTGTCCCTGCTGCCCTTCGCCACCAGCCTGGCGCCGGTGATCCTGGCCGTCGTGCTGTTCGGCGCCGCCAACGGGCCTTTCGACATCGGGCTGTTCACCCTCCGGCAGCGAAGAACCGACCCGGCCTGGTTTGGCCGCGCCTTCGCCGTGTCGATGGCCGTGAACTACGTCGGCACTCCTATCGGCTCCGCCTTCGCGGGCCCGCTGATCAGCTGGTCCCTGAACGCCGCCCTGTGGGCGGCCGTGGTCGTCTCCGTCATCGCCGGCCTGTTCCCGATGCTCGCCATCCCGGCTCGAGACGGCACGGGACGCCTCTGA
- a CDS encoding DUF4190 domain-containing protein, with protein MSTTPGELPPRPPSQPGQPTQIAGQQTTPATSVPGAPPGAVYTPAAGTQTNTLAIVSLITGIGSFFAHIIPGVGGFTVAVVAIVTGYMARKQIRQSGEQGMWMATAGMVIGIIHLALIGLLIIILIFAIFVFGIALFGITAHSVSGR; from the coding sequence GTGAGCACGACTCCGGGCGAGCTGCCACCTCGACCCCCCTCCCAGCCGGGGCAACCGACGCAGATCGCGGGTCAACAGACCACGCCCGCAACCTCCGTTCCCGGGGCGCCGCCTGGCGCGGTGTACACGCCTGCCGCCGGGACCCAGACCAACACCCTGGCGATTGTCAGCCTGATCACGGGGATCGGCTCCTTTTTCGCCCACATCATCCCCGGCGTCGGCGGCTTCACCGTGGCTGTCGTCGCGATCGTGACGGGTTACATGGCCCGCAAGCAGATCAGGCAAAGCGGGGAGCAGGGAATGTGGATGGCCACCGCCGGGATGGTCATCGGCATCATTCACCTGGCTCTAATCGGGCTCCTGATCATCATCCTGATATTCGCGATCTTCGTCTTCGGGATCGCTCTGTTCGGCATCACCGCCCACTCCGTATCGGGGCGCTGA